Proteins from one Mus pahari chromosome 10, PAHARI_EIJ_v1.1, whole genome shotgun sequence genomic window:
- the Cspg5 gene encoding chondroitin sulfate proteoglycan 5 isoform X2: MGRAGGGGPDSGPPPVLLLLGVTLVLTAGAVPAREAGSAIEAEELVRSSLAWESRANDTREEAGLPAAGEDETSWTEPGSEMAAVGPGVGPEEALEASAAVTGTAWLEADGPGLGGVTAEAGSGDAQTLPATLQAPDEALGSSTMPPAIPEATETSGPPSPTVHDKPSLGPELPKEIPLEVWLNLGSSTPEPTFPLQSTLETQPASDIIDIDYFEGLDSEGRGADMGSFPGSPGTSENHPDTEGETPSWSLLDLYDDFTPFDESDFYPTTSFYDDLEEEEEEEEDKDTVGGGDLEDENDLLLPSQKPGVGPGTGQPTNRWHAVPPQHTLGMVPGSSISLRPRPGDPGKDLASGENGTECRVGFVRHNGSCRSVCDLFPSYCHNGGQCYLVENIGAFCRCNTQDYIWHKGMRCESIITDFQVMCVAVGSAALVLLLLFMMTVFFAKKLYLLKTENTKLRRTNKFRTPSELHNDNFSLSTIAEGSHPNDDPSAPHKIQDPLKSRLKEEESFNIQNSMSPKLESGKGDQDDLEVNCLQNNLT, translated from the exons ATGGGCCGAGCTGGAGGCGGGGGCCCGGACTCGGGGCCGCCGCCAGTGCTGCTGCTTCTGGGGGTCACGCTGGTGCTCACCGCTGGGGCCGTACCGG CACGGGAAGCAGGCAGTGCGATCGAGGCTGAAGAGCTGGTGAGGAGCAGCCTGGCATGGGAGTCGCGTGCCAATGACACGCGGGAGGAAGCCGGCCTGCCAGCAGCTGGGGAAGATGAGACCTCGTGGACAGAGCCGGGCAGTGAGATGGCTGCGGTGGGCCCTGGGGTCGGACCAGAGGAGGCACTAGAGGCATCGGCTGCAGTGACTGGCACTGCCTGGCTAGAGGCAGATGGCCCAGGCCTGGGTGGAGTGACTGCAGAGGCTGGCAGTGGCGACGCCCAGACCCTTCCAGCTACGCTCCAGGCTCCTGATGAGGCCCTTGGGTCATCTACAATGCCCCCTGCCATCCCTGAGGCTACTGAAACCAGTGGACCTCCCTCCCCTACTGTCCATGATAAGCCTAGTCTAGGCCCTGAACTCCCTAAGGAGATCCCCTTGGAGGTTTGGCTGAACCTGGGAAGCAGCACACCAGAGCCCACTTTTCCCCTTCAGAGCACTCTAGAGACCCAACCAGCCTCAGATATAATTGACATTGATTACTTTGAAGGACTGGATAGTGAGGGTCGTGGTGCAGACATGGGCAGCTTCCCGGGGTCACCAGGAACCTCAGAAAATCACCCTGATACTGAAGGAGAGACCCCTTCCTGGAGCCTGCTTGATTTATATGATGACTTCACCCCCTTTGACGAGTCTGATTTCTACCCCACCACATCCTTCTATGATGatttggaagaggaggaagaggaagaggaggataagGATACAGTAGGAGGTGGAGACCTAGAAGATGAAAATGACCTTCTCCTGCCCTCTCAAAAGCCTGGTGTGGGGCCTGGGACAGGACAGCCCACCAACCGGTGGCATGCTGTCCCTCCACAGCATACTCTGGGGATGGTACCTGGCAGCAGCATCTCTCTTAGGCCCCGCCCTGGAGATCCAGGCAAGGACCTGGCCTCAGGAGAAAATGGCACAGAGTGCCGAGTTGGCTTCGTCAGGCACAATGGCTCCTGCCGGTCAGTCTGTGACCTCTTCCCGAGTTACTGTCACAACGGCGGCCAGTGCTACCTGGTGGAGAACATAGGGGCTTTCTGCAG GTGTAACACCCAGGACTACATCTGGCACAAGGGGATGCGCTGTGAATCCATCATCACCGACTTCCAGGTGATGTGTGTGGCCGTTGGCTCGGCTGCGCTTGTGCTTCTCCTCCTGTTCATGATGACCGTGTTCTTTGCCAAGAAGCTCTATCTACTCAAGACTGAGAATACCAAGCTGCGGAGGACCAA CAAATTCCGAACCCCATCTGAGCTCCACAATGACAACTTCTCCCTCTCCACCATTGCCGAGGGCTCTCATCCAAAT gaCGACCCCAGTGCTCCCCACAAAATCCAGGATCCTCTCAAGTCCCGCCTGAAGGAGGAAGAGTCCTTTAACATCCAGAACTCTATGTCACCCAAACTTGAGAGTGGCAAAGGTGACCAGGATGACTTGGAGGTGAACTGTCTCCAGAATAACCTGACCTga
- the Cspg5 gene encoding chondroitin sulfate proteoglycan 5 isoform X1, whose protein sequence is MGRAGGGGPDSGPPPVLLLLGVTLVLTAGAVPAREAGSAIEAEELVRSSLAWESRANDTREEAGLPAAGEDETSWTEPGSEMAAVGPGVGPEEALEASAAVTGTAWLEADGPGLGGVTAEAGSGDAQTLPATLQAPDEALGSSTMPPAIPEATETSGPPSPTVHDKPSLGPELPKEIPLEVWLNLGSSTPEPTFPLQSTLETQPASDIIDIDYFEGLDSEGRGADMGSFPGSPGTSENHPDTEGETPSWSLLDLYDDFTPFDESDFYPTTSFYDDLEEEEEEEEDKDTVGGGDLEDENDLLLPSQKPGVGPGTGQPTNRWHAVPPQHTLGMVPGSSISLRPRPGDPGKDLASGENGTECRVGFVRHNGSCRSVCDLFPSYCHNGGQCYLVENIGAFCRCNTQDYIWHKGMRCESIITDFQVMCVAVGSAALVLLLLFMMTVFFAKKLYLLKTENTKLRRTNKFRTPSELHNDNFSLSTIAEGSHPNVRKFCDTPCVSSPHARALAHYDNIVCQDDPSAPHKIQDPLKSRLKEEESFNIQNSMSPKLESGKGDQDDLEVNCLQNNLT, encoded by the exons ATGGGCCGAGCTGGAGGCGGGGGCCCGGACTCGGGGCCGCCGCCAGTGCTGCTGCTTCTGGGGGTCACGCTGGTGCTCACCGCTGGGGCCGTACCGG CACGGGAAGCAGGCAGTGCGATCGAGGCTGAAGAGCTGGTGAGGAGCAGCCTGGCATGGGAGTCGCGTGCCAATGACACGCGGGAGGAAGCCGGCCTGCCAGCAGCTGGGGAAGATGAGACCTCGTGGACAGAGCCGGGCAGTGAGATGGCTGCGGTGGGCCCTGGGGTCGGACCAGAGGAGGCACTAGAGGCATCGGCTGCAGTGACTGGCACTGCCTGGCTAGAGGCAGATGGCCCAGGCCTGGGTGGAGTGACTGCAGAGGCTGGCAGTGGCGACGCCCAGACCCTTCCAGCTACGCTCCAGGCTCCTGATGAGGCCCTTGGGTCATCTACAATGCCCCCTGCCATCCCTGAGGCTACTGAAACCAGTGGACCTCCCTCCCCTACTGTCCATGATAAGCCTAGTCTAGGCCCTGAACTCCCTAAGGAGATCCCCTTGGAGGTTTGGCTGAACCTGGGAAGCAGCACACCAGAGCCCACTTTTCCCCTTCAGAGCACTCTAGAGACCCAACCAGCCTCAGATATAATTGACATTGATTACTTTGAAGGACTGGATAGTGAGGGTCGTGGTGCAGACATGGGCAGCTTCCCGGGGTCACCAGGAACCTCAGAAAATCACCCTGATACTGAAGGAGAGACCCCTTCCTGGAGCCTGCTTGATTTATATGATGACTTCACCCCCTTTGACGAGTCTGATTTCTACCCCACCACATCCTTCTATGATGatttggaagaggaggaagaggaagaggaggataagGATACAGTAGGAGGTGGAGACCTAGAAGATGAAAATGACCTTCTCCTGCCCTCTCAAAAGCCTGGTGTGGGGCCTGGGACAGGACAGCCCACCAACCGGTGGCATGCTGTCCCTCCACAGCATACTCTGGGGATGGTACCTGGCAGCAGCATCTCTCTTAGGCCCCGCCCTGGAGATCCAGGCAAGGACCTGGCCTCAGGAGAAAATGGCACAGAGTGCCGAGTTGGCTTCGTCAGGCACAATGGCTCCTGCCGGTCAGTCTGTGACCTCTTCCCGAGTTACTGTCACAACGGCGGCCAGTGCTACCTGGTGGAGAACATAGGGGCTTTCTGCAG GTGTAACACCCAGGACTACATCTGGCACAAGGGGATGCGCTGTGAATCCATCATCACCGACTTCCAGGTGATGTGTGTGGCCGTTGGCTCGGCTGCGCTTGTGCTTCTCCTCCTGTTCATGATGACCGTGTTCTTTGCCAAGAAGCTCTATCTACTCAAGACTGAGAATACCAAGCTGCGGAGGACCAA CAAATTCCGAACCCCATCTGAGCTCCACAATGACAACTTCTCCCTCTCCACCATTGCCGAGGGCTCTCATCCAAATGTAAGGAAATTTTGCGACACTCCCTGTGTCTCCTCCCCCCATGCCCGTGCCTTGGCTCACTATGATAACATTGTCTGTCAG gaCGACCCCAGTGCTCCCCACAAAATCCAGGATCCTCTCAAGTCCCGCCTGAAGGAGGAAGAGTCCTTTAACATCCAGAACTCTATGTCACCCAAACTTGAGAGTGGCAAAGGTGACCAGGATGACTTGGAGGTGAACTGTCTCCAGAATAACCTGACCTga